The region GTCACAACACCCGTAACCGCTACCGAGCGCAGGCGAAAAGATTTGCTTAAGCCTCGCTCATCCATCTGTCGGTCATGGTTTTATGCTCGCCGCATGTGGCCACATAATCCATCGCGAGACCACTTGTCAATGAAGCTGGGCCGAAAgtgaaggtgaaaaaaaaatggtgacaCAACTTAAAAACGACAAACGCCACGATGTGGTTGACACATTTTTGCTTGTCTAGCTGGCGGACCTGGCTGGTAGAAGatggaaatgggaaagaaaattaaaaaaaaccccccgaaaaCATATGCTGCAGCCGATGAGTGCGATGTGGCCCGTGATGCTCATTTATCATTCACGCGCCTCCGGTCTGTTCGAGGCCCGGGGGGCTAATGAAGTTTTAATAAATTGATGGCGATCCGGAGTGTCTCTTTGGGACCGCACAGCAAATGGACCATATCTCCTTATCGGATGGAAATGGGCATTGCCAACGGATACTATACTAATCAGGGGCCGAtgctgtctctgtctctctttttgcaGGACATTCCTTTATGTTGCGATGGCTTGTCTACGACAAACCAGCATGATTATGTTCATGGGTGAtgaagtgcatttttgtgcaCAGAAACTTGAAGAGCGCACTCACGAAAGTGTTTCATGAAATACCAATGCGATAGCGCTGGAAGGAGGAGACGAGTTGATTCCTGTCGTAGAAGCGAAATGCGCGACATACTGTCTGGCCAATTCCGCGAACGCTATTTTCCCACGCAGCATCCAGGGagattgtttgtggttttcctttttttcttcttcaattgGCCTTAGGGGAGATAGATTGtttcgatttattttcgaTTGAAATAAGTAACAATAACTACTGTTTGAATATTGTGCAATTAAACATATTTAATGAGAGAATCGATTCTTCTCTACGTTTTGGAATGCAAAATATTAGAATAAATACTGAAAAGTGGTACGACAAAAACTAACTCAATGCATCTgcgaacggatggatggttgcTTGGCATGCTGAACGTTCAGGCAACCGGTTAGGTCTCTAAGCAGCTCGCGAATTATTCTCCAAAACTCCCTCCCTAAGTTCTGCAGATGcttcgatggaaaatgaagaagaaaaacatcgaTTCAATTCGAAACCTTCCTCTCTTCACTAGCTCCTCATCCTAACGCCTTGTTCGGATGGCAGTGCCATGGGCGACATTCGATCTAACGCCCTTCTTGTTTCTAGTCTGCGTTTTCGAATGactacaaaaaaaggggatgaaaGCGGAAAGAGATGTCGGAAAAATGGGTTTTAAAAGTATTGGGACAATGTGTTTCCCGCGCCCATACTGTCCACCCTGTCATACCACAAGTTTCCACAAACGAGAAAGTTCATACGCAACAGCTCCTCGGTCTCGTAGCTGATGCGCTGTTGTATGACTGCCTGCTTTGGACCACGCTGACGAGCGCAAACACCGGGAGCATATCCATTTTTCGTCTGTCCAATCGCCCCATACTTGTTCTCAGAGCTGCAGCCGAGGTGCTTATCAACCGGCAGTCCACCGAAACCATTCCGTTCAGTTGGTTCCCTGCGTAAATCTGTCGATGGTACTGCACTGCCAGCCTCGTGCTTTGTTTGTCTTGTGTTTTGTAACATCATTGATTCGATCGCCTTTAGACGCCGATGTTCCTTCTGACGGTAGAAATGCTGTATCTCCTGGACTCGATCCGGAAAGTACTCCGTCAGATCCTCGAACCCTGGTAACTTCGTGATTGGGGAGATCCTGGTCCGAAAGAGGGTGCGCATCGGAACGTTGTTTGGTTTCGACCAGGGTCCAGGTGATCTGCTGTCAATTTTACGCCCAAGTATTGGACGCATATCAGCAGGCTTGGCGGCGATGCTACATGTTGCCAGTACTGGTGCAAGCTCATCAGCTGAGTCACCGCTGAACGGACGAAGGAACTGTGACGCTGGAGGATCATAAGGCTTGGACTTAGCACCCAAACTGATATCTGTACCAGAGCCTTCCGCTAGAGTGGGTGTACAGTCGGCCTGAGATGCCGATGGACAGCGAGATGGAACATATGTTGCTACCGGAGTGACcgtagctggtgctgctgctgttggagtgGAGGTTATCGGTGGAATCGGTGTTACCGGAGAGTTAGTTGGTACGGCCAGGAATGATACCGGTGAAAAGGGTTCCTTTTCGACGAAGTGTGTCCCATTTGGCGATTTTTCAAACGCCTTAACATTGAAGTTTTGTGTAGCTAAAGGACTCGCCTTTATGGGGCTCACTAATTCATTCATTAGCGGAGTAGCTTCCTGTTTGCTACGACCATGCACGATATCGTGGTCATTGATAGCTGCCCGTTCTTGATTCAGCAAAGCACGACGTACTTTACCGATTGCTTCATCCCGCGCAGAACTTCTACGCGTGCGCATCGAAGCAACCTGTTCTTCGCTCGCATCATCGTACACCTTGAACGGACGGTGATCCGATGGCTTCGAACGAGCTGCCGTCCTCTGTCGATCCGTACGGTGACCGACAGCACCCGATGTAACATTTTGCGAACGTTTCGGTTCTACCTTCTTCGGTTGAATATTATCTAACACTCGCAAAGGTTTCTTAAGAGAATCGTTTCCCTTTACTGCAGCTTTCCCATCATTGTTCGGCTTTCGATTAGGGTCCTCCACATTTGCGGGCAAGTCTAGTTACGGGAGAcaagaatgagaaaaaaaaccacttaCGTAACGCCAGGATCGTTCCCGAAAACCCCTCACTTCCAAGAAGCTTACCGCGCAGTGGAGTTCTAGCTGAAGAGAGAAACGACGACAGTGGTTTCGCCTTTTTCTGGTTCAACTTACTGTTGAACGCGCTCGATTGTGGGCTGTGTGAATGAACCATTTTTTCGGCTAATTATCGCGAAAACTACCGACAAAAAACTTGCAAACCGGACACACCACGACACAACCTCCCCGTTCGAACGCTTccgtcgaaaaaacaaaaactcgcgGCTCTGAGCGCGGAACTCGGCCGCGCCATAGGTTACTAGGATGCGTTGCCATGGAAACGCGACGCCGGTCTCTGCGCGCTCACCGTGACGGCCCCAGCGGGCTCAACGTCACGGTTACGTGACGGAATCGTTGGGATGATTTTGAATATTCCAGGCGCTTCAACGGTTTTGCGGATAAAAATATctaatttttatttgatgGCAATTCAATTCCTTTTTCAAACAGAAGAATATCAAttaacaccagcaccacctggGAAACGCATACCACAAGGTGCCTACGCCACTTAAAAGCCGCTAAAATCGCATTTGAATCCAACACCGGCGCCTTCCCGAGGCCCCACTAATTGACACTCATTAAACAAACGCCCAGAGGCCAACGGGGAAAACGGGGGAATTATGACTTCACAAGAGCGCGAACcatccgaaccgaaaacccttAAACCGCTCCGAAACTATTCCGATTTCCGCCACTCCTCTCGCTCGTTGCTCGCCGCTCATCCATCGCTCGCTTAACCAGGTGGTGAAGAGATTAAGAGCTGCCGCCAACCGGCCGATCGCTCGATCTTTAAATGCCTGGCCAAACCTCTTGGCCCTGCGGTGCTTTTGTGCCATGCCGCCATGCTCAACACCGGACAACCACGGACTTACCGCTCGGTTCGGTGATGGTGCCCGATGCCCGGGATCGTGACAGCATGGCGCACACGGATTCATACCGGCGACCGGCGTCATAATCATGCGGTGCCGTTGCCGCCTCCTCCCGGGAACTGCTGGAATGTGCGGGCCTCGGGAATGGACCTTCCAGCCGTCGTCTTCCACTCGCTGGAGATGGAGAGCGATCTATCCGAAATCCAGAttacaaacgaacgaacaaactgCGTACACCGCCTGGCGAGAGCGTGGATTGGAACAGGTTTCGGTTCTATACCGGTCGGTTCTTTTTCGGCCACAAAGCTCAACGCGTTCcattcgttcgcgttcgcttgCGCTAATCGCTGGTCATTCGTTTTATGCGAGAAGTTCGAACCAATTATCGATTATGGTTATTAATCGAGGGTGATTTGGGAAGGGTCCGCGTCGCTCTTAACAGCATCCTGGGACGCAACCTGCACATGGGAAGCGCGTGTATGTTTAGCGCTTTAACAaggtcgccgccaccgtcgccgccgttggCGCAACCTTCCACAACCGCCTTACGGTGATGAAGATAGCTAGCCGTTCGAGACGTTCGTACATCTTAGTTCCAAAGGCTGGCCAGAGGGCAACGAAATCTC is a window of Anopheles aquasalis chromosome 2, idAnoAquaMG_Q_19, whole genome shotgun sequence DNA encoding:
- the LOC126576988 gene encoding uncharacterized protein LOC126576988 → MVHSHSPQSSAFNSKLNQKKAKPLSSFLSSARTPLRDLPANVEDPNRKPNNDGKAAVKGNDSLKKPLRVLDNIQPKKVEPKRSQNVTSGAVGHRTDRQRTAARSKPSDHRPFKVYDDASEEQVASMRTRRSSARDEAIGKLPGFEDLTEYFPDRVQEIQHFYRQKEHRRLKAIESMMLQNTRQTKHEAGSAVPSTDLRREPTERNGFGGLPVDKHLGCSSENKYGAIGQTKNGYAPGVCARQRGPKQAVIQQRISYETEELLRMNFLVCGNLCHSKTQTRNKKGVRSNVAHGTAIRTRR